From the genome of Bosea sp. Tri-49, one region includes:
- a CDS encoding invasion associated locus B family protein, with translation MTQSSTPLSAALLAGGLALALLTSPALAQREPPATEQAEEAEPQVEPAPRAPATRPAPATRPAPAARPATANPPTRPANPARPATAQAPAAAPTVSQPAAQAARLPNGASAVSEVYGDWTVDCRINDGQKLCVLTQSQGDSRTNQRVFAIELRAPKDGRAEGTILMPFWLKLENGAVLKLDDRDLGQGLRFSTCSPSGCLLPVSFPTVATDAMKGGKTLTAAALNLSNNDVVSFNIALNGFGPALDRLVQLAN, from the coding sequence ATGACCCAATCCAGCACGCCTCTCTCCGCCGCGCTCCTCGCCGGCGGCCTCGCCCTCGCCTTGCTGACCTCTCCCGCGCTCGCGCAGCGCGAGCCGCCCGCGACCGAACAGGCCGAGGAAGCCGAACCGCAAGTGGAACCGGCGCCGCGCGCACCGGCCACTCGCCCTGCCCCTGCGACGCGCCCAGCACCTGCGGCCCGCCCGGCAACGGCGAATCCGCCCACCCGGCCAGCGAATCCGGCTCGCCCTGCCACAGCACAGGCGCCGGCTGCAGCGCCGACCGTGAGCCAGCCGGCGGCCCAGGCCGCGCGGCTGCCGAACGGCGCCTCGGCGGTGAGCGAGGTTTATGGCGACTGGACGGTCGATTGCCGCATCAATGACGGCCAGAAGCTCTGCGTGCTGACCCAATCGCAAGGTGACAGCCGCACCAATCAGCGCGTCTTTGCGATCGAACTGCGCGCGCCGAAGGATGGCCGCGCCGAGGGGACGATCCTGATGCCGTTCTGGCTCAAGCTCGAAAACGGCGCGGTGCTCAAACTCGACGACAGGGACCTCGGCCAGGGCCTGCGCTTCTCGACCTGCTCACCCTCAGGCTGCCTGTTGCCGGTCTCCTTCCCAACCGTCGCGACCGACGCAATGAAGGGCGGCAAGACACTGACTGCGGCCGCGCTCAACCTCTCGAACAACGACGTCGTTTCGTTCAACATCGCGCTGAACGGTTTTGGCCCGGCGCTCGACCGGCTGGTGCAGCTGGCGAACTGA
- a CDS encoding alpha/beta hydrolase — MTTLVLDPPQGRSALPFVDARHPQRPLEVNFYRPARHGPDDEVVFVQHGMLRNGDDYRDFWIEAAEKHNLLIVAPTFGNEHYPKAEGYNNGLLVGEDGAIAPQDDWLYAVPARVLAALRKAGVTRRDKVKLFGHSAGGQFVHRLLATQAETPYEAAFAANSGWYTLPTLERRFPEGLDGLGLGEAELARWLAWPMVIFAGDQDIVTSDPNLPAQAEALAQGPMRYARAHFMLDFAKAEAARRGLPCSWSLITVPGIGHDGAAMSRAAAAWWYEGRIPSVEVLRTEAAYVA, encoded by the coding sequence ATGACCACGCTCGTTCTCGATCCGCCGCAGGGCCGCAGCGCCCTGCCCTTCGTCGACGCGCGCCATCCGCAGCGCCCGCTCGAAGTCAACTTCTACCGGCCAGCCAGGCATGGTCCGGACGACGAGGTCGTCTTCGTCCAGCACGGCATGCTGCGCAATGGCGATGACTATCGCGATTTCTGGATCGAAGCCGCCGAAAAGCACAACCTGCTGATCGTCGCCCCGACCTTCGGCAACGAGCACTACCCCAAGGCCGAAGGCTACAATAACGGCCTCCTCGTAGGCGAGGATGGCGCGATCGCTCCGCAGGATGACTGGCTCTACGCCGTGCCGGCCCGCGTGCTGGCGGCGCTGCGCAAGGCCGGCGTCACCAGGCGCGACAAGGTCAAGCTGTTCGGCCATTCCGCCGGCGGCCAGTTCGTGCATCGCCTGCTGGCGACGCAGGCTGAGACGCCCTACGAGGCGGCCTTCGCCGCCAATTCCGGCTGGTACACGCTGCCGACGCTGGAGCGACGTTTTCCGGAAGGGCTCGACGGACTTGGCCTCGGCGAAGCGGAGCTGGCGCGCTGGCTGGCCTGGCCGATGGTGATCTTCGCCGGCGACCAGGACATCGTCACCAGCGATCCGAACCTGCCGGCGCAAGCCGAAGCGCTGGCGCAGGGGCCGATGCGCTATGCGCGCGCGCATTTCATGCTCGACTTCGCCAAGGCGGAAGCGGCGCGGCGCGGCCTGCCCTGCAGCTGGTCGCTGATCACCGTGCCCGGCATCGGCCATGACGGCGCGGCGATGTCACGGGCTGCAGCAGCCTGGTGGTACGAGGGCCGCATCCCGTCGGTGGAGGTGTTGAGGACCGAAGCGGCTTACGTGGCCTGA
- a CDS encoding fumarylacetoacetate hydrolase family protein, with product MSSYVIDQPKVVAIPVAGGGLFPVRRIFCVGRNYAEHTREMGGDPDREEPFFFTKPSDAVLTGGADMPYPPKTADLHHEMELIIAIGKGGKDIAEADALSHVFGYAAGFDMTRRDLQGAAKKAGKPWDMGKGFDSSAPIGEIVPAAEAGHPDKGLIELKVNGTIRQSSDLAKMIWNVPETISYLSGFVTLAPGDLIMTGTPEGVAAVVKGDLLEGTIAGVGTVRTRIV from the coding sequence ATGTCCAGCTATGTCATCGATCAGCCGAAGGTCGTCGCCATTCCGGTGGCCGGCGGCGGGCTCTTCCCGGTGCGCCGTATCTTCTGCGTCGGCCGCAACTACGCCGAGCACACCCGCGAGATGGGCGGCGATCCCGATCGCGAGGAGCCGTTCTTCTTCACCAAGCCGTCCGACGCCGTGCTGACCGGCGGCGCCGACATGCCCTATCCGCCGAAAACCGCCGATCTCCATCATGAGATGGAGTTGATCATCGCGATCGGGAAGGGCGGCAAGGATATCGCCGAGGCCGACGCGCTCTCTCATGTCTTCGGCTATGCCGCCGGCTTCGACATGACCCGCCGCGATCTGCAGGGCGCCGCCAAGAAGGCCGGCAAGCCCTGGGACATGGGCAAGGGCTTCGATTCCTCGGCTCCGATCGGCGAGATCGTTCCGGCTGCCGAGGCCGGCCATCCCGACAAGGGGCTGATCGAGCTCAAGGTCAACGGCACCATTCGCCAGAGCTCCGACCTCGCGAAGATGATCTGGAACGTGCCGGAGACGATCTCGTACCTCTCCGGCTTCGTCACGCTGGCGCCGGGCGATCTGATCATGACCGGAACGCCGGAAGGCGTCGCCGCCGTCGTCAAGGGCGATCTGCTGGAAGGCACGATCGCGGGTGTCGGCACTGTCCGCACCAGGATCGTCTGA
- a CDS encoding dihydrodipicolinate synthase family protein encodes MRLTTEASGVFPIAPTPFNPDGSVDWTSADRLFEFYHGIGSDGVTVLGIMGEAPKLEPEESLGLVKRAVAKMGGKPIIVGVSAPGFAAMRSLARQVMELGAGGVMIAPPTNLRTDDQITGYYAQAVEAIGADIPFVIQDYPLTLSVVMTPAVIRKIIQDNPSCVMLKHEDWPGLEKISTLRKFEAEGSLRRVAILTGNGGLFLDFEMERGADGANTGYAFPELLIDVVRASKAGRRDDAHDIFDAHLPLLRYEQQQGVGLAVRKYVMMKRGILASDAQRKPGPGLTAAAKAEVDYLLGRLAKHDPRAKL; translated from the coding sequence ATGCGTCTGACCACCGAAGCCTCCGGCGTCTTCCCGATCGCTCCGACGCCGTTCAATCCGGACGGCAGTGTCGACTGGACCTCGGCCGACCGGCTGTTCGAGTTCTATCACGGCATCGGCTCTGATGGTGTCACCGTGCTTGGTATCATGGGCGAGGCGCCCAAGCTCGAGCCGGAGGAATCGCTCGGCCTGGTCAAGCGTGCCGTTGCGAAGATGGGCGGCAAGCCGATCATCGTCGGCGTCTCGGCACCGGGCTTCGCGGCGATGCGCTCGCTGGCGCGGCAGGTGATGGAATTGGGCGCCGGCGGCGTGATGATCGCCCCGCCGACCAACCTGCGCACCGACGACCAGATCACCGGCTATTACGCCCAGGCGGTCGAGGCGATCGGCGCCGACATCCCCTTCGTCATCCAGGATTATCCGCTGACGCTCTCGGTGGTGATGACCCCGGCGGTGATCCGCAAGATCATCCAGGACAACCCGTCTTGCGTGATGCTGAAGCATGAGGACTGGCCGGGCCTTGAGAAGATCTCGACGCTACGCAAGTTCGAGGCGGAGGGCTCGCTACGGCGTGTCGCCATCCTGACCGGCAATGGCGGGCTCTTCCTCGATTTCGAGATGGAGCGCGGCGCCGACGGCGCCAATACCGGCTACGCTTTCCCGGAGCTGCTGATCGACGTGGTCAGGGCCAGCAAAGCCGGCCGCCGCGACGATGCCCACGACATCTTCGACGCGCATCTGCCGCTGTTGCGCTACGAGCAGCAGCAGGGCGTCGGCCTCGCCGTGCGCAAATACGTCATGATGAAGCGCGGCATCCTGGCGAGCGACGCACAGCGCAAGCCCGGCCCGGGCCTCACCGCCGCCGCCAAGGCTGAGGTGGACTATCTGCTCGGCCGCCTGGCGAAGCACGATCCGCGCGCGAAGCTCTGA
- a CDS encoding ABC transporter permease: protein MTAYVLQRLIQSVLVLLAVSVVVFFAVYGIGDPVELLVSPSVSEAERQALIRRLGLDLPVWQQYLTFMANALKGDLGRSFVHGVPALQLILARLPATFELVLLAMTLALAVGIPLGLMVGLNPDSRRARIVMAGTVLGFSLPSFWKGMMLILLFAVLLGWLPTAGRGETVSILGLQTSLLTLDGLHHIALPALNLAIPNLALIVRLVAAGTTETMTQDYVKYASAKGVRPRRIVNRHVLRNILIPVVTVVGVEFGSLVAFSTITETVFAWPGMGKLLIDSVYQLDRPVVVAYVLLATLLFVTVNFLVDVLYAALDPRVKLAGEQA, encoded by the coding sequence ATGACCGCCTATGTCCTGCAGCGGCTGATCCAGAGCGTGCTCGTGCTGCTCGCGGTCTCGGTCGTGGTCTTCTTCGCCGTCTACGGCATCGGCGATCCCGTAGAGCTGCTGGTCTCGCCCTCGGTCAGTGAGGCCGAGCGCCAGGCGCTGATCCGGCGACTCGGGCTCGACCTGCCGGTCTGGCAGCAGTACCTGACCTTCATGGCCAATGCCCTGAAGGGCGATCTCGGTCGCTCCTTCGTACACGGCGTGCCGGCGCTTCAGCTGATCCTCGCGCGCTTGCCGGCGACATTCGAGCTCGTGCTGCTGGCGATGACGCTGGCGCTCGCCGTCGGCATCCCGCTCGGGCTGATGGTGGGCTTGAATCCGGACAGCCGGCGCGCCCGCATCGTCATGGCCGGAACCGTGCTCGGCTTCTCGCTGCCGAGTTTCTGGAAGGGCATGATGCTGATCCTGCTCTTCGCCGTGCTGCTCGGCTGGCTGCCGACCGCAGGGCGTGGCGAGACGGTCTCGATCCTGGGTCTCCAGACCAGCCTGCTGACGCTGGACGGGCTGCATCACATCGCCCTGCCCGCACTCAACCTCGCGATCCCGAACCTTGCGCTGATCGTGCGCCTGGTCGCCGCCGGCACCACCGAGACGATGACGCAGGACTATGTGAAATACGCCAGCGCCAAGGGCGTGCGGCCCCGGCGCATCGTCAACCGGCATGTGCTGCGCAACATCCTGATCCCGGTCGTCACCGTGGTCGGCGTCGAATTCGGCAGCCTCGTCGCCTTCTCGACCATCACCGAGACCGTCTTCGCCTGGCCGGGCATGGGCAAGCTGCTGATCGACTCGGTCTACCAGCTCGACCGGCCGGTGGTCGTCGCCTATGTCCTGCTGGCGACGCTGCTCTTCGTCACCGTCAACTTCCTGGTCGACGTGCTCTACGCCGCGCTCGACCCGCGGGTGAAGCTCGCCGGAGAGCAAGCATGA
- a CDS encoding MurR/RpiR family transcriptional regulator, with amino-acid sequence MSRALKPTTDLANRIARIYPSLSEGHRKAADFVLQSPLDSATVTIEGLAEKSGTSTATVTRFVRALGYRNYGDFRAALSTALKVAMGPVEGLAGARAAAGSVFATMATTLKGEAANLDEAIATLEEETVNRAIALLLKARRIFIVGSGASHYVGAFLEDGLALYLDAEVVFASSRGGPERAVRHMLSAGPEDVVIAISLPRYSRATLELARFAKKRGTVLIALTDGPSSPLVPLADMTLFAPARNSFLPNSPTAAFAVADALITTLARERPDAVEALKGLSESLLWTFHY; translated from the coding sequence ATGTCACGCGCCCTGAAGCCGACGACGGACCTCGCCAACCGCATCGCCCGGATCTACCCTTCGCTGAGTGAGGGCCATCGCAAGGCGGCCGACTTCGTGCTGCAGAGCCCGCTCGACTCGGCGACTGTCACGATCGAGGGACTGGCCGAGAAAAGCGGCACCTCGACCGCGACCGTGACCCGCTTCGTCCGGGCGCTGGGCTATCGCAACTACGGCGACTTCCGCGCCGCGCTCTCGACGGCACTGAAGGTCGCGATGGGACCGGTCGAGGGCCTTGCCGGCGCCCGCGCCGCGGCCGGCTCCGTCTTCGCCACCATGGCGACGACGTTGAAGGGCGAGGCCGCCAATCTCGACGAGGCGATCGCGACGCTGGAGGAGGAGACGGTCAACCGCGCCATCGCCCTGCTGTTGAAGGCGCGCCGCATCTTCATCGTCGGCTCCGGCGCCAGCCATTATGTCGGGGCCTTCCTGGAGGATGGGCTGGCGCTCTATCTCGATGCCGAGGTGGTCTTCGCCTCCTCGCGCGGCGGGCCGGAACGCGCCGTGCGTCACATGCTCTCGGCCGGGCCAGAGGACGTCGTCATCGCGATCTCGCTGCCGCGCTATTCACGCGCCACGCTGGAGCTCGCTAGGTTCGCCAAGAAGCGCGGCACCGTCCTGATCGCCCTGACCGACGGGCCGTCATCGCCGCTGGTGCCGCTGGCCGACATGACGCTGTTCGCCCCGGCCCGCAACAGCTTCCTGCCGAACTCGCCGACCGCCGCCTTCGCCGTGGCCGACGCTTTGATCACCACGCTGGCGCGCGAGCGTCCCGATGCGGTCGAAGCGCTGAAGGGTCTGAGCGAAAGTCTGCTCTGGACCTTCCATTACTAG
- a CDS encoding ABC transporter substrate-binding protein, whose translation MRQRAFITILLGASMLSAPAWAQSLRIALASEPTAVDPHYHDLTPNNALAQHIFDNLVRQDEKQALQPGLATSWENDGKNRWTFKLRQGVKFTNGQPFGAQDVVFTFCRTLKNETKVSDSFADITGNFAKVETPDASTLVIETKEPEPLLPNLLSGLPILSASIVQHGEIKYDIASNCGVTGPWPAVNNFNDGTMAIGTGPYKLKSYVRGSAIELERNPDHWGGHQPWGTVRLLPVTNAGPRLAGLLAGDYDVIENPAARDLGRIKSDKRFGSVITPSTRVIYFQLDVARDESPFVKASDGKNPLKDARVRKAMSLAIDREAIVKRIMDSAAEPAYQYLPTGMFGTLANPPKLAYDPAAAKKLLAEAGYPNGFQLTLSSTNDRYINDSQITQAVAQYLTQIGIKAEVDAMTRAIYFPRRAKKEFSVAIGGWGSATGEAASFLRQWPPTPNEAKTLGGSNYGGYKNDEFDKVIRAAVSTLDDKKRAELLQQAMTLVLADGAFIPLHFESGIWAHKAELQVVGRADQFMLAMSVKPAK comes from the coding sequence ATGCGTCAGCGCGCATTCATCACCATTCTGCTCGGCGCCAGCATGCTCAGCGCGCCGGCCTGGGCGCAGTCCCTGCGTATCGCGCTCGCATCTGAGCCGACCGCGGTCGACCCGCATTATCACGACCTCACCCCGAACAACGCACTCGCCCAGCACATCTTCGACAATCTCGTGCGCCAGGACGAGAAGCAGGCGCTGCAGCCCGGCCTTGCCACCTCCTGGGAGAATGACGGCAAGAACCGCTGGACCTTCAAGCTGCGCCAGGGCGTCAAGTTCACCAACGGCCAGCCCTTCGGCGCTCAGGACGTGGTCTTCACCTTCTGCCGCACGCTGAAGAACGAGACTAAGGTCTCCGATTCCTTCGCCGACATCACCGGCAACTTCGCCAAGGTCGAGACGCCAGACGCCAGCACGCTCGTGATCGAGACCAAGGAGCCGGAGCCGCTGCTGCCGAACCTGCTCTCGGGCCTGCCGATCCTCTCCGCCTCGATCGTCCAGCATGGCGAGATCAAATACGACATCGCCAGTAATTGCGGCGTCACTGGGCCCTGGCCGGCGGTCAACAATTTCAACGACGGCACGATGGCGATCGGCACCGGGCCGTACAAGCTGAAGTCCTATGTGCGGGGCTCGGCGATCGAACTCGAGCGCAATCCGGACCATTGGGGCGGCCACCAGCCCTGGGGAACCGTGCGCCTCCTGCCGGTGACCAATGCCGGCCCGCGCCTCGCCGGCCTGCTCGCCGGCGATTACGACGTGATCGAGAACCCGGCGGCGCGCGATCTCGGCCGTATCAAGAGCGACAAGCGCTTCGGCTCGGTCATCACGCCCTCGACCCGCGTGATCTATTTCCAGCTCGACGTCGCACGCGACGAGAGCCCCTTCGTCAAGGCCTCGGACGGCAAGAACCCGCTCAAGGATGCGCGCGTGCGCAAGGCGATGTCGCTCGCCATCGACCGCGAGGCCATCGTCAAGCGCATCATGGATAGCGCGGCCGAGCCGGCCTACCAGTACTTGCCGACCGGCATGTTCGGCACATTGGCGAACCCGCCCAAGCTCGCCTACGACCCTGCCGCAGCGAAGAAGCTGCTGGCCGAGGCCGGTTATCCCAACGGCTTCCAGCTGACGCTGTCCTCGACCAATGACCGCTACATCAACGACAGCCAGATCACCCAGGCGGTCGCGCAATACCTGACCCAGATCGGCATCAAGGCCGAGGTCGACGCGATGACGCGGGCGATCTACTTCCCGCGCCGCGCCAAGAAGGAATTCAGCGTCGCGATCGGCGGCTGGGGCTCGGCGACCGGCGAGGCCGCCTCCTTCCTGCGCCAGTGGCCGCCGACCCCGAACGAGGCCAAGACGCTCGGCGGCTCGAACTATGGCGGCTACAAGAATGATGAGTTCGACAAGGTCATCCGCGCCGCGGTCTCGACGCTCGACGACAAGAAGCGCGCCGAACTGCTGCAGCAGGCGATGACGCTCGTTCTCGCCGACGGCGCCTTCATCCCTCTGCACTTCGAAAGCGGCATCTGGGCCCACAAGGCCGAGCTCCAGGTCGTCGGCCGCGCCGACCAGTTCATGCTCGCCATGTCGGTGAAGCCGGCAAAGTAA
- a CDS encoding ABC transporter permease — MSHAPGLAGPMQADTPLREKVLRRLRNRPTTRGAAILLGIMVLLALLAPVIAPQNPHDLGSLSVMDNRLAPGEQGMTGFTFWLGSDAQGRDMLSAILYGLRTSLLVGLASTIGALSIGILAGLAAAQFGGVIDAVIMRIVDFMLGFPSILVALVLLASIGRGVDKVILAIVLVQWAQYARLMRAAALVERRKEYIEAAVNFGLPTRHIMLAHLLPNSVGAVLVVASISIASAITLEATLSFLGVGVPVTQPSLGLLIANGFEFLLSGEYWIAVFPGIALVLLIMSLNLVGDRLRRSFNVRA; from the coding sequence ATGAGTCACGCTCCCGGCCTCGCCGGCCCCATGCAGGCCGATACGCCCTTGCGCGAGAAGGTGCTGCGCCGCCTGCGCAACCGGCCGACGACGCGCGGCGCCGCAATCCTGCTCGGCATCATGGTACTGCTCGCCTTGCTGGCGCCGGTGATCGCGCCGCAGAACCCGCACGATCTCGGCTCACTCAGCGTGATGGACAACCGGCTGGCCCCCGGCGAGCAGGGCATGACCGGCTTCACCTTCTGGCTCGGCAGCGACGCGCAGGGGCGCGACATGCTGAGCGCCATTCTTTACGGCCTGCGCACCAGCCTGCTCGTCGGCCTGGCGTCGACGATCGGCGCGCTCTCGATCGGCATCCTCGCCGGGCTCGCGGCGGCACAGTTTGGCGGCGTGATCGACGCCGTGATCATGCGCATCGTCGACTTCATGCTCGGCTTCCCTTCGATCCTAGTCGCACTCGTCCTGCTCGCCTCGATCGGCCGCGGCGTCGACAAGGTCATCCTCGCCATCGTGCTGGTGCAGTGGGCGCAATATGCCCGGCTGATGCGGGCCGCGGCGCTGGTCGAGCGGCGCAAGGAATATATCGAGGCGGCCGTGAATTTCGGCCTGCCGACCCGCCACATCATGCTGGCACATCTCCTGCCAAACTCGGTCGGCGCCGTGCTTGTCGTTGCCAGCATCAGCATCGCCTCGGCGATCACGCTGGAGGCGACGCTGTCCTTCCTCGGCGTCGGCGTGCCGGTAACGCAGCCTTCGCTCGGCCTGCTCATCGCCAACGGCTTCGAATTCCTGCTCTCCGGCGAATACTGGATCGCCGTCTTCCCCGGCATCGCGCTCGTGCTCCTGATCATGTCGCTCAACCTCGTCGGCGATCGCCTGCGCCGCAGCTTCAACGTCCGCGCATGA
- a CDS encoding ABC transporter ATP-binding protein, with product MSETLFELRGVRKYFRGKANIAERILTAIGRHAPPSTLKAVDGVDLSVKKGEVLGLVGESGCGKSTLARIATGILPPTEGEVFYKGRSAAGLKGKDRLDYLLKVQMIFQDPYASLDPRMRVSRIVGEALAVHKLVPKAELDGAVDQALSEVGLDLAYRERYPHQFSGGQRQRIGIARALAVKPDFLVCDEPVSALDVSIQAQVINLFMDIRARHGLTYLFVSHDLGLVRHISDRVAIMYLGRIVEIGSATAIFAEPAHPYSAALIKAIPSAGRRKSAFQPLKGELPSPLAPPPGCPFHPRCEHAMAVCREVRPELTEIAPGRSAACHLHTIAKAA from the coding sequence ATGAGCGAGACCTTGTTCGAGCTGCGCGGCGTCCGCAAATACTTTCGCGGCAAGGCCAATATCGCCGAGCGCATCCTGACCGCGATCGGCCGGCACGCGCCGCCCTCGACCCTGAAGGCCGTCGATGGCGTCGATCTCAGCGTCAAGAAGGGCGAGGTGCTTGGCCTCGTCGGCGAATCGGGCTGTGGGAAGTCGACGCTGGCGCGCATCGCCACCGGCATCCTGCCGCCGACCGAGGGCGAGGTGTTCTACAAGGGCCGCTCGGCGGCTGGCCTCAAGGGCAAGGACCGGCTCGATTATCTGCTCAAGGTGCAGATGATCTTCCAGGACCCCTACGCCTCGCTCGACCCGCGCATGCGGGTGAGCCGCATCGTCGGCGAGGCGCTTGCGGTCCATAAGCTCGTGCCGAAGGCCGAGCTCGACGGCGCGGTCGACCAGGCGCTGAGCGAGGTCGGACTCGATCTTGCCTATCGCGAGCGCTACCCGCATCAGTTCTCCGGCGGCCAGCGCCAGCGCATCGGCATCGCCCGGGCGCTCGCGGTGAAGCCCGATTTCCTGGTCTGCGACGAGCCGGTCTCGGCGCTCGACGTCTCGATCCAGGCGCAGGTGATCAACCTGTTCATGGATATCCGAGCGCGACACGGGCTGACCTATCTCTTCGTCAGCCACGATCTCGGCCTCGTCCGCCATATCAGCGACCGCGTCGCGATCATGTATCTCGGCCGCATCGTCGAGATCGGCAGCGCCACCGCGATCTTCGCCGAACCGGCACACCCCTATAGCGCCGCGCTGATCAAGGCGATCCCTTCGGCCGGGCGGCGCAAGAGCGCCTTCCAGCCTCTCAAGGGCGAACTGCCGTCGCCGCTGGCCCCGCCCCCCGGCTGCCCCTTCCACCCGCGCTGCGAGCACGCCATGGCGGTCTGCCGCGAGGTCCGCCCGGAGCTCACGGAAATCGCCCCCGGCCGCAGCGCCGCCTGCCACCTGCACACGATAGCGAAAGCCGCATGA
- a CDS encoding Gfo/Idh/MocA family protein, translating into MTPVKLAVIGAGLIGRRHAEHVAAESRAVLSAVVDPTPAGRAVAAALSAPWFPSFAEMLAAERPDGVIIATPNQLHVRNGLEAVEAGIPAIVEKPLADDLAEGERLVAAAEQAGVPLLTGHHRRYNPMIRKAKEVVDSGRLGRVLALSGHFWLMKPDNYFEADWRREKGAGPILLNLIHDVDLFRYLCGEIVSVQAHSSNAVRGHAVEETAAILLRFANGVLGTVTVSDSIVAPWSWEMTTGENPVYPQQDQSCYQIGGTHGSLTIPQLEIWSNPGKRSWWEPLVRERVHVAPEDPLRVQVRHFCDVIRKGVTPIASGREGLDTLKVIAAVQRSAETGAMVELG; encoded by the coding sequence ATGACTCCGGTCAAATTGGCCGTTATCGGCGCCGGGCTGATCGGCCGGCGCCATGCCGAGCATGTCGCGGCCGAGTCGCGCGCCGTTCTTTCGGCGGTGGTCGACCCGACACCGGCGGGCCGCGCGGTCGCGGCGGCGCTGAGCGCGCCCTGGTTCCCGTCCTTCGCCGAGATGTTGGCGGCGGAACGGCCCGATGGTGTGATCATCGCAACGCCGAACCAGCTCCATGTCCGCAATGGGCTGGAGGCGGTGGAGGCGGGAATCCCGGCCATCGTCGAGAAGCCGCTGGCGGACGACCTCGCCGAGGGCGAGCGCCTGGTCGCAGCGGCCGAGCAGGCTGGCGTGCCGCTGCTCACCGGCCATCACCGGCGCTACAACCCGATGATCCGCAAGGCCAAGGAGGTCGTAGACTCCGGCCGGCTCGGCCGGGTGCTGGCGCTGAGCGGGCATTTCTGGCTGATGAAGCCGGACAATTACTTCGAGGCCGACTGGCGGCGCGAGAAGGGCGCAGGGCCGATCCTGCTCAACCTGATCCACGATGTCGACCTGTTCCGCTACCTCTGCGGCGAGATCGTCTCGGTCCAGGCACATTCATCGAACGCCGTGCGCGGCCATGCAGTCGAGGAGACGGCTGCGATCCTGCTGCGCTTCGCCAATGGCGTGCTCGGCACGGTCACTGTCTCCGACTCGATTGTCGCGCCGTGGAGTTGGGAGATGACGACCGGCGAGAACCCGGTCTACCCGCAGCAGGACCAGTCCTGCTACCAGATCGGCGGCACGCATGGCTCGCTCACCATCCCACAGCTCGAAATCTGGTCCAATCCTGGCAAGCGCAGCTGGTGGGAGCCCTTGGTGCGCGAGCGGGTCCATGTCGCTCCCGAAGACCCGCTCCGGGTCCAGGTCCGGCATTTCTGCGACGTCATCCGCAAGGGCGTGACGCCGATCGCCTCAGGTCGCGAGGGCTTGGACACACTGAAGGTGATCGCCGCCGTGCAGCGCTCGGCCGAGACCGGCGCGATGGTCGAGCTCGGCTGA
- a CDS encoding ABC transporter ATP-binding protein has translation MSGAPLLSVRGLKTVFHAQDGAWPAVDGVDFSVAKGEVLGLVGESGSGKSVTGFSLVQLIDPPGEVVAGEVLFDGNDLRAASQERLRQLRGDRIAMIFQDPLMTLNPVLSIGEQMSEAILEHRDCSRNEALAKSAKALARVGISSPETRLKQFPHEFSGGMRQRVAIATALLNDPDLIIADEPTTALDVTIQAQILYEVQKLSRETGAAVIWITHDLAVVAELADRVAVMYAGRIVEIGEVETVLDRPRHPYTLGLLNSSATMVEPGERLHQIDGMAPRIDSRPSGCPFRPRCERALPVCADSDPQPQAYDGRTLRCHNPVPDRVAA, from the coding sequence ATGAGCGGAGCCCCTCTCCTTTCCGTGCGCGGCCTCAAGACCGTGTTCCATGCGCAGGATGGCGCCTGGCCGGCGGTGGATGGCGTCGATTTCAGCGTCGCCAAGGGCGAGGTGCTCGGCCTCGTCGGCGAATCCGGCTCGGGCAAGTCGGTGACCGGCTTCTCGCTGGTGCAACTCATCGACCCGCCGGGCGAGGTCGTCGCAGGCGAGGTGCTGTTCGACGGTAACGATCTGCGCGCCGCCTCGCAGGAGCGCTTGCGCCAACTGCGCGGCGACCGGATCGCGATGATCTTCCAGGATCCGCTGATGACGCTGAACCCGGTGCTCAGCATCGGCGAGCAGATGAGCGAGGCGATCCTCGAGCATCGCGACTGCAGTCGCAACGAGGCGCTCGCCAAGTCGGCGAAGGCACTGGCGCGGGTCGGCATCTCCTCGCCGGAGACGCGCCTGAAACAGTTCCCGCACGAATTCTCCGGCGGCATGCGCCAGCGCGTCGCGATCGCGACCGCGCTCCTGAACGATCCCGACCTGATCATCGCCGACGAGCCGACCACGGCGCTCGACGTCACCATCCAGGCGCAGATCCTCTACGAGGTGCAGAAGCTCTCGCGCGAGACCGGCGCCGCGGTGATCTGGATCACGCATGACCTCGCCGTGGTCGCCGAGCTCGCCGACCGGGTCGCGGTGATGTATGCCGGCCGCATCGTCGAGATCGGCGAGGTCGAGACCGTGCTCGACCGGCCGCGCCACCCCTATACGCTCGGCCTGCTCAACTCCTCGGCGACGATGGTCGAGCCCGGCGAGCGCCTGCACCAGATCGACGGCATGGCGCCCCGTATCGACTCGCGCCCCTCCGGCTGCCCGTTCCGGCCGCGCTGTGAGCGGGCGCTGCCGGTCTGTGCGGATAGCGATCCGCAGCCGCAGGCCTACGACGGCCGCACCTTGCGCTGCCACAACCCCGTGCCCGACCGGGTGGCGGCATGA